CGCTCCCAATCACGCAAAGACGGGTTATAAACGCACCAATCTTCCTGGCCGTCGTCTTTGTAGATACTGCCGTTGTGATCCCAGTACTTCGTCATGCGTTTACCCTCCTGAGTGTTTACGCGGGGATACTATCCCCCTCATAATCAAACCGGAACATCCCCGTCCACGCGGGGACAACCGACGGACGGTACTGTGTCGCTGGCGGATATGAGGAGCATCCCCGCTCACGCGGGGAAAACTCCCACAAGCCAGCCTCAAGCAGCCTGATGCCGGGAACATCCCCGCTCACGCGGGAAAACCTTACTTGGTTGTGGGTGGTGATTGGAACACTTGGAACATCCCCGCTCACGCGGGGAAAACTTGCTTGCCATGTTTATTGCTAAGTAACTAGTCGGAACATCCCCGCTCACGCGGGGAAAACTCACACGGGGTAGTCCACCCCAACGCGGTTCTGGGAACATCCCCGCTCACGCGGGGAAAACACGGCGGCGATAAGCTCCGCCTTCGTCATGCCCGGAACATCCCCGCTCACGCGGGGAAAACTATGACAATCCGGCTTCGGTTGAGCCTGTGCCGGGAACATCCCCGCTCACGCGGGGAAAACGCGGGGAGTGGGTTCCCGCGTCGGAGCCTGGTGGGAACATCCCCGCTCACGCGGGGAAAACCGTTTCTTAATGGTGACTTGCCTTATCGGTGGCGGAACATCCCCGCTCACGCGGGGAAAACCGGGGGCTCACCGTGGTGCTGCCAAACATGGACGGAACATCCCCGCTCACGCGGGGAAAACACGGAAAAAGAGGCGGTGCAGATACGCCATGACGGAACATCCCCGCTCACGCGGGGAAAACGGACAGCGCCTACACCCTGTCGTCTCTGCTTGCGGAACATCCCCGCTCACGCGGGGAAAACGCTTCCAGCTCACGACGGACAGCGTCCATGTCGGGAACATCCCCGCTCACGCGGGGAAAACACTTCTTCACCAGCAAAATTCGGTTCCCAGTGTAAGATTTTATATCACTCCGAACGACGAGCATGTCGGGCACGACGTCGTTTAGCCGGATTTGACCATCCCGGCTTTAATCCGACATCACCTTTAGTCCTGTTTTTGAACGGACGCCGGATCAGCGACAACCCCTCGACATCGACGACCTCCCAGTCGTGGCGATGCACCTTGTAGGCATACCCTTGTTCGGCATTCCGATCCGGATAAACCATTATGGCACGACCACTGCCGACCATTTCGATGACCAGGCCCCACAAGATGTCACGGAGACGAGAGTTAACTTTCCCAACAAATACACCTGGGGCGATTTCCTCAAGCCATCGAGTTAAATGACCCCGCAATCCGGCAGGACAGCTCGTCAAAACTATTGTCACCATGGTGGTTCTCCGGAGGAGTAGTTTGTACCACCTTTAATCGTGCCGCGGCTGTAATCCCACAATTCGATAACTTCGCCGAATTCCTCGTTTTCAAGAGGATCTTTCATTAAGAGCTTTAGATCCTTGACGCAGCGCGAAATAACTTTTTCTTCACGAATCCGATCACGCACATGTCGCCTAACCGTAGTGCTTAGTGTTTGAGTATCAACCTCGGTTCCAAGCTCAGAAACCACAGTAAAAGCAACTGGAATCGTTATGTCTGCCTTATACAAATCCGCAATGTCATAAACAAATGCGCGGTCGTGCCCCGTGTGCACAAACCCCAAGCCAGGACTCATTCCCAGGGAAACTATCACGGCATGCACGACACCGTACAGGCAAGAATGTGCTGCTGAGAGGGCCTGACTGATTGGCGTGCCATCCGAGAAATCGTCAGGGCGGTATTCACGGCGCGACCACTCAACCCCGGTTATCTTTGACCATTCCCTATAAACCGAACGAACCCGAGCACCCTCTCGGCCCCGTAATTGCTGCATATTTAGGGATTCCACATCCTCACCGGAAAAACGCATCCCATACATTTCACGCGCAACCGCTAGTCGGGTTTTTCGGTTGCTCACTAGCTTTGCCTGCTGTTCCAGAAGCCGGGTCGACCGACCTATCGGTCGGCCATGCGCGTAATATCGCACACCGTTTTCTCCCACCCAGACAATTGTCGAACCGGCATCTGCAATAACCACCATCGCCTGATGCGTAACCCGTGTACCAGGGCCCAACATAAGCACTCCCAGTGCTGCACTGGGTATATGCATGACACCCTGGTCGTCAGTCGCAGTGAGAGAATTAGAATCTCGACCGATGGTGCAGTGCTCAAGATAGAGAAAAGAAATCCGGTCTTCAGCTCTCGTCAATTCAACTGGTTTGGACGGACGTACTCCTGGAATATCAGCCATGTCTAGTTACGATTCGAACTCATTGGTGCAACTGTCAGCAGCCCACAACCATAGCCTTTTGCTTTGCCAATTCCGTTTGTCAAAACACGGCGGAATCTTTCAGCATCAGCTACCTCGATGGCTCCATCGAACTGTGCCCGAGCGATCGTGACCATCCGTCCCTGCCTACGGAACTTCACTACTTCCCTACCTGTAACGGAAACAGCTAAATCATCATTAGAGGCGTCATGGCTATCTGCATGTGAAAACTCAGCCGGTAGAAATCGCACACCCATAACTTCAGCGCGTTCTAACAACCAATTTCGCTGTTGGGCTGCAGTTACATGCGCAAGTCTCTTAGACTTACCCGTCTGAGGGTCACGCACTGACTTCACAGGATTCGCTGCCAACCTAAAACGAAATCGCTTTCCGACGGAAATACTTTCCAAGACCGGTTCGTATTCACGTATCGCCCACGATACTTGATTTTCCCAGCCTGCTTGCTGCTGTAGATGCTCAAATGATGGCTTTTCCGGACTCACCACGTACAGTGCAAGGGAATGGGCTTCCCGGTCAACTCGCCACAAAACACGACCATCATTGCTGACTAGGTCACTATTTGGCGGAAAAGCTGACAGCACTGCGGCATGCATGGCCTCTGGGCTGGCTAACAACTTACGAGTCCCCCGCCGTTGCGGATTGAGAAACATGCGTGAAAGGTACATCGACTAGTCACCTCCCAGCAACGACATCGGATCGTGAGAAAACACAGGACGCTTTCCTTCTTTATTTTCAATCTCTAGCCATCCATGAACCACTGGTCGCATCTCGTGTTTTCGTTCTCGTGGATCAAAGCTGACTGGAGTATCCGGAATTAGCTCATCGTAGGTCTCACCATCACGCATATCTCGAACAATTGGCAGCGAAACTACTTCTGGCTGACGTTTCCGATACCAAGTCGATGCTTGCCAAGGAGCCTTACGCAGAGCGTCTTCCAGTGTCTTTTCCTCAATTCCTAGAACCATTCTTCCTGTCGGTTGGAATGCACGGCGGCCTAAGTAGAGAGGGAAAGCTGGACGCTGTACCGCGTCGGCAAGCCCTTCAAGGACGCTGCGTGGACCTTCAATTGCAACAATGAAGATGGCATCAGTGAGATAATCACGATACGTCAGGGGCTTGGATTTGTTGTTGCGCCAATCAATTTCAGTCTGGAAATCTCGCTCGACCTTTCCAATCTGATCAGTGCGAACACCAAAGCCGAGTGACGCCAAATCTTCAATCGCATCAGTACGGCGACGTCCGCTTGCAGCTGCAAGCAAACCCACTACCCCGCTTTTCGTCGGCTCTCTCCGAGTACCACGGTGATTGAATCGACTCGAATCTCCCCATGCTTGCATAGGTCCAGCGAGCCTCAAGAGGAGAACCGACATTAGAACTCGGCCTTCTCCATGACGGCCTGCTCAACTAAATTGACCAAACCAGCCATGTCAGTGCGATCGCCAAAGACATTCAACTTTTCCATTGCGGCTTCAGTAGCTGCGCCACCAGTGGCAAGGTATGCACCTCCGAGTGGATGAGAATCGTATGCACCGTCCTGCTCGGCGGCATACTCTGCCAGCTTGATGGATGCGTTTTCTGTGCGGCCACGAGTGGCTTCCACTGGGTCTTCAAAAGCTTCTGACAGATTGACAGGCTGATCATCACGAACTTGAACCACGATCAAATCTGGTCGCGTTCGGTTAGCAAACGTGTTCTGCTTACCAGTTGGCATCGAAAGCGCAAATGCCTTGAGTAGCGCACCAGCAGCTTCCGATGCCGCCTCCTTTGACCCCAAAGACTGAGCCAGTTCACTAGCGTTGACCGTTGCGTAACGGTACAGCGTAGACGAGGTGAACTCCACCGTGCCGATCATGCCAGCACCAGCGTTGTCCTCTGCTGCGTTGTCATCAACCGCAGTGAAGTAGTCAAACTCTGTAACTGTCGGATGAACAGAAATAGCATGATTGAACTGGCACGTTGCATCAACATTGAGGTCTGGAGCATCAGCCAGCATGCGACCGAAGAGTGCAATGTCGACTGAATGCTCGTTATTTAATGCTTCCTTCGCTTCCTTCGCAGGAATTTTTGCGGAATCATCCTGGTACCGAATTGCCAGATCAGCTAGCGCTTTGATTTGCGCGCGGGACACAAAAAGCAGGTACTCAGTACGGATACGCGTATCTTCCTCGCCCTTCTTGGGCTTTGCCTGCTTCAGCTTTGTCTTCTGCAGAACACTGAGCGCTAAATGCTCAGCACTTTCTTCCAGCTCCGGAGCCTGCGAAATGATTTCCGCGGCAATCAATGACGGACTGAAGCGAGTACGCTGTCCCAACTTATCTAGGTCAAGTAAGTTCTCGAATTCCTTACGCGCTGCGCGCTTCCAAGCTTGGCTGGAAACTCGGGCCCGTCGTACACCGCCGTAGTTGGCAGTCTTTGGACTGCCGGTGTCGTCTCGGTTGAGGTTTGATGGCGGGACAGTTTGGAGCGCGTGAATATCAATGTAGATGGTCATGATGTGCCTTTCTGTTGTTACTAGTTTTCTACTGCGCGGTCATGGTCATCGATTTCGGATTGCGGAACTCTGTTCATATCCCGGGCCCAACGAAGTCGCACACGGCGAGCTGAATCTGAATAGGTCAACGCCACCAAATCATTAGCCAACTGGCCGTAATCCATCGGAATGCTGTAACTCCTCAGCATCTGAATTAGTCCGCGTAAATGGTGAACCAACTCATCGGTTGTCTGTGCAGTAAGCACCGCGTTAAAGCGTCGCTCAATACCCTTTTTCTGGTTTTCACCTGCTACTTGATGAAGACGACAAATGGCCGTTCCGAATCCTTCGTTGGCCTTATGCATGGATTCACTTCTCGATTGCTGATGAAGTGCAAAAAATGCCAATGCAAGGTGCGCTGCAGTTTCATAGACGCCGGGTTCATCTCGAGGGCCTTCAAGCTCCGCCGGGAAAGAATTGAATACCTCTGACCACACCTGGGGCTGCTCTGCCAGCGGCGCGCTCAGTGAGCGGCGGAGCACTGCAAGCGAGGCACGAGCTTCCGAGGTTTCGTTGGCCAGACCGCCTGCTAAGCTTTGTGCTTTGCTGGCAACGAACCTGTACAGCAGGGAGCTGCGCGGCTGCGACTTATTCATATCTGCCATTGTTACTTAACTCTCTCTCCAGAATTTTGTTCTTCCGGCCGTGGCAGAACTTTTCCGAGACCTCGTCGGAACCACAGCTCAGCGTGCCCCACGTTGTACTGACGCTCATCAACCTCACGACCTGACCATGCGCTGTCGGGCACACCCGCTATCAACTCTGCAGCCTTCGTGAGTGCTAAGTTCCGCAATTGATCGCTCCACAGCGCAAGATGACTATTTAGGTCTGTTTCTGGTGTGAGTCCATTAATCCACTGGCGGAATACTGGGTCTACATCCGAGTAGAAGGACCCCTCTGCACTAAAGCCTGCAGCCCCGCGTTCGCCACCAGATGCAATGGCCAAATTATTGGCAAATTTTCGCAATTCGGCTGCTGTATCTTGTGTTCGGTTTGCGGCCAACAACACGAATTGGACGGTTTGTTTATCGGCAGCCAAAAGGGCAGGGAACGCCAGGTTGTCTGTTAATAGGCGGTTGTACGAAGCCATTTGAGGACCATATTCGTAACCAACCATCCGAAGACTCAACCGGTAATTCTGCGGCACAACGCCACTGCGGCGACCTGTACGAGTCTTCAACGCTTCCATGACACCGGCGGGCTTTGAAACTTTTACTTCGCTACCAGTGCGCCCCTTGGTCGTATCAACGTCCGCTTCAGGTAGCACAGCCGAGAGTCCTCTCCAAAGCGCGCGATCAGGATTGATGGCCTTTGGCATGTAGATATCTTCTTTGGCCTTCTTCGATTGCGGCTCGCTATAACGCCATGGAGACATCATTTCGAGTGCATCTTGATACAGATAGTCCACCGGATCGCCATTGCAAACAAGTGCTCCGGTAACCATGCCATTTTCCACATGAAGACGGATACGTCGCTGTGGCCACGTCATAAGAGTGAGTTGGCCTTTTGGAAGCGGTTCGGCCGAGACTGCCGCTGTCGGAACCGGCAATTCCCATATAGGAGCACCGGCCCAGGCAGCGGGATTGTGATCAACGATATTTAGCAGCAGCGTTTCAAGGAGACTATGTCCTTCGAGTACGGTCCCGCCTAACCAGCCTGCCCAACCAATGCCAATGGGATAACCTTTCCCGCCTTTGACGCGAGGGTCACCGACTGCACCTGATTTAATTCCTGAGAAATCAAAGGCTAGGCAATGAACCAGCCAACGACCTGCTTCCGCCAATGGAAGTGGCTCAATTGCTGAGCGCCGGTAAAAGAGGTCACCTAGCTCTGGTGAGTCCGGAATAATTGCCTCAAGGCTCTTCCATTCCCCACTTTTTGTAGCCAACGAAGGAGTTTGCATGAAAGGGGCTTCCCGATCGAGCAAATCGAATCGGTGCGAATATTCATCCAAATAGTTGTTAATCTGCTCTAACGGCAGCTTTTTGTCCTCCCATGCTGCCGCCCATTGTTTACGGTTTTCCTTGACATCTTCTCCAAAGTTGAATGCGCGATAAAGAACCGCAAGAGCCACCCGCAAAACCGCAAAATCCTGCGCTGGCGACTCACCAGAGATCCGTTTTAACTCACCAGCCTGCGCAAAGATATCTCGAAGGCCTAATTCCCGACCACTGCCATCGTGTCCCGTGACTTTAATCCAGGGCTCATCGAGCAGATTAAAACTCGGCTCAGCTCCGCTCACTGCGACTCCTTTTCTCGAATGGACCGCAAACCATAGTTCATATCGTATGAAAAACTAACTCCGTTCACATGGCATTCCCCACTTTCATCCAAAGGGAATGGAAGAAGTCCCTTTAGCCAAGAGCTGAGTTGCCAAGAGGGGCTACCAAACCGCTCCAATTCAGCGATGAACTCGTCCACTCCCCCGACTTGCCAAAAAGGAAGCGAAATAGTGCATTTGGCAACTTCACGTGCTAATTCGTCGTCAACTCCATTGGCATCACTCAGTGACTCACCACCGCGATTTTCCAGCCACGGCAATGAATAGAGTTCGCTGCCTCGCTGTTCCACAAGAACTACTTCGATTGACTCTTCGATGTCTCTGACCTGCGACTGTCCACGAAACTCTTCTTCCGACCCATGCCGGAACCACAGGCTCATCTCTTTTTCGTTTGGCGATGGACCGAGCGACCGTTGCGCTTTTTCAGCAAGCTTCTCTCCACTTTCTCGCTGCTCCTGCACCGCCGCATCCCAGTCTTCTCGCCAACTGACTGGACACTGTGCGTCTATGTCATACGTTTCACGAACTATCCCTGCGACATGATCTGGCGATATAAACTGCTTCCGCCCCATCAAAGCTGAAGCCGTCCGCATCAACAACGCAGTGCCATAAATCCGTTTACTACCGCTCACAAACTCTGGAGCATCGCTATCCCTAATCTCAGTGACCCCGAAGAGCACCAGTCGTGGCGCTTGAAGTCGCTCCGGACGGTTTTTACGGCCATGACGGTGGAGGCGACCCGCCCGCTGAATTAGCAAGTCCGAAGGCGCAAAATCACTGAACATAATGTCAAAATCCAAGTCAAGGGACTGCTCGACAATTTGTGTTGACACCACTACTCCCCGTCGTGGACGCACACCAGACTTGCCATATTTGGCAACAAGTTCTTCTTCTTTAGCCCGTCGATCTGCCGCAGCGAAGCGTGAATGAAGCAAAAATACTTCCTCATCAGTGAAGCTGCCGTCAGCAAAAATTTCGTCGTAAAGCGTTTGGGCACGCTGAACTGTATTACACACGACTACAGCGCAACCGCCATCACGAAGCTCTTCCGTCAACATGGAAACTACAGATGAGTCGTCACAGTATTCGAGTGACACAACCTGTCTGCGAGAAGAAGCTTCTGGCTTACGGATAGATACGCCATCAGCATTGACAAAGGTCAGAAGCGGATAAGCCCGTTCGTCTTTGGCAACTTCCATCTCGCCAAGAATCTTGTTGGAAATTTGCGCATTTTCTAACTGTGCAATTCCCGAGGCATAGGCCTCCATCAAATGAAAACGAGTATCCGGTGGAAGCGTTGCCGACAACGCAATGACTGGAACTCCATATGCACCACACCATTCCAATGCGCGGTACAAATACTGCTGCATGTAAATGTCTGCAGCATGCACCTCATCGAGAATCAATACCTTTCCGGCAAGCCCCAGATGCCGCAACATGATGTGCTTCGACTGCAGCGCCGAGAAAAGGAACTGATCGATTGTGCCAACAGTAAAGTCTGCCAGCGCTGCAGTTTTTCGAGATCGTAGCCATCAATGAGCCTCAACTGCAGGCTCTTTAGAATTGGCACCATATTCTTCGTCATAAATAGCCGAAAAACTCTGTGACGGAAACTTAAGACCTTGGAATTCATCATTAAACTGCGCGCGACTATGTGTGAGCATCGCAGAGGCCAACTGGTCTTCCGCAATCGCACGATCGAGCCACTTCAAAACACGAGAAAACATGGCATCTGATGTGGCGCATGTAGGCAACGCGACTTGCACACCACCACAGCCGAACTTGGCTGCAAAAACTTCCGCGACCGCAAGCGCAGCCTCCGTCTTGCCTTCGCCTGTCGGTGCTTCCAATAGCAACAGGCCTGGTTTATCTACTTCTTCGACAAGCTTTACTGCGTCAAGCTGAACTGGGTATGGGGTGGCACCAGCGGGCAGGTCAAACCGAGCGCGAAATAGGTCATCCGCACTACTTTCCGGGCGAGGATCCCACGGATCAGGAAGATTTAACTTGTTGATTGCATCATCGCTTCTGTTTGTCGACGGTGCATCAGACATCGACAGGGGGAATAAATCAGTATTCGAAGCAAGCCAGTCAGCCATGACCACAATGCCCGTCAGCAACATTTGCGTTGACGCTGACAGTCCTTGTTCTCGGCGTTGTTCAAAATAAGTCGCCGTTAAACCTGCCCTTGTGGCCATGACGTCGAAGAATTCAAAACGAATCTGTTGCCACTTTTCATCTTCGAGCTCCTCAACGAAATCTTCGGCAGAATGCAGCAGATTCTCATCGGGAAACTTGCCGTGATGGCCACCAATTGGTGCAACATATGTGTCGGCAGCATCTTCATCGAATCCATGGTTTTCCACCAACCAAACCCACAATGTATATGCGCCGACAGCGCCGTGGGGTGCTCCACGTAATTCTTTGGGGGAAAGTGTTGTCGCAGCACCTAGCCCATACGAGCATACTCGGTCATACAGTTCGGGAACTTTGACGGAGAAAGCATACGATGCTTTCCCAATATCGTGACACCCAGCGTAAAAAGCCAACCATGCACGCGCCTGCCCCTTCGAGCCGAATTCATCGGTAAGTACTTGCCTTAGTGATTCCGGCAACCACTCATCCCAGAGATAAAAAGCCACATCCTGGGAATCATTTAAATGTTGCGCGAGACTCAACGCTTCTTCGCGTTGCCGATCCCATTTAGCCCACTGCAAGCGGGCTACTTCAGACAATGCATCCGCCAAGTTCGAGTCCATGTTCGACATAACGACTCCGTCCGGCCGAACCTTTATCCGGCCTCTGTTCTAATCTCGAAGATAGCTCAGGCCTTAGTTTCATTCAATATGGAAACTACCCCTTTTTTTACCCCACATAATAAAACATTGCTGTTTAATCAATAGACTCGTCTGCAAGTGCCGCTAACACGAAAAATCCCCGCTTTCGCGGGGATAACATCGCCCCTCACAATAAAACCGGAACATCCCCGCTCACGCAGGGAACCCGAGGGGCGACAGAACCTACACTAACCTCTCCGGAGCTTCCGCCAGGCCCAATCAATAATCACGAAGCCAACGAGCGTCACACCGAACAGTGGTGCAACTACCGAGTAGGCAATCAACAGCGCCACAACAGCCGCTGCGACACCCGGGCGAATATCTCGCCAGCGCG
The nucleotide sequence above comes from Corynebacterium amycolatum. Encoded proteins:
- the cas2e gene encoding type I-E CRISPR-associated endoribonuclease Cas2e, which encodes MVTIVLTSCPAGLRGHLTRWLEEIAPGVFVGKVNSRLRDILWGLVIEMVGSGRAIMVYPDRNAEQGYAYKVHRHDWEVVDVEGLSLIRRPFKNRTKGDVGLKPGWSNPAKRRRARHARRSE
- the cas7e gene encoding type I-E CRISPR-associated protein Cas7/Cse4/CasC, with the protein product MTIYIDIHALQTVPPSNLNRDDTGSPKTANYGGVRRARVSSQAWKRAARKEFENLLDLDKLGQRTRFSPSLIAAEIISQAPELEESAEHLALSVLQKTKLKQAKPKKGEEDTRIRTEYLLFVSRAQIKALADLAIRYQDDSAKIPAKEAKEALNNEHSVDIALFGRMLADAPDLNVDATCQFNHAISVHPTVTEFDYFTAVDDNAAEDNAGAGMIGTVEFTSSTLYRYATVNASELAQSLGSKEAASEAAGALLKAFALSMPTGKQNTFANRTRPDLIVVQVRDDQPVNLSEAFEDPVEATRGRTENASIKLAEYAAEQDGAYDSHPLGGAYLATGGAATEAAMEKLNVFGDRTDMAGLVNLVEQAVMEKAEF
- the cas1e gene encoding type I-E CRISPR-associated endonuclease Cas1e, yielding MADIPGVRPSKPVELTRAEDRISFLYLEHCTIGRDSNSLTATDDQGVMHIPSAALGVLMLGPGTRVTHQAMVVIADAGSTIVWVGENGVRYYAHGRPIGRSTRLLEQQAKLVSNRKTRLAVAREMYGMRFSGEDVESLNMQQLRGREGARVRSVYREWSKITGVEWSRREYRPDDFSDGTPISQALSAAHSCLYGVVHAVIVSLGMSPGLGFVHTGHDRAFVYDIADLYKADITIPVAFTVVSELGTEVDTQTLSTTVRRHVRDRIREEKVISRCVKDLKLLMKDPLENEEFGEVIELWDYSRGTIKGGTNYSSGEPPW
- the casA gene encoding type I-E CRISPR-associated protein Cse1/CasA — translated: MSGAEPSFNLLDEPWIKVTGHDGSGRELGLRDIFAQAGELKRISGESPAQDFAVLRVALAVLYRAFNFGEDVKENRKQWAAAWEDKKLPLEQINNYLDEYSHRFDLLDREAPFMQTPSLATKSGEWKSLEAIIPDSPELGDLFYRRSAIEPLPLAEAGRWLVHCLAFDFSGIKSGAVGDPRVKGGKGYPIGIGWAGWLGGTVLEGHSLLETLLLNIVDHNPAAWAGAPIWELPVPTAAVSAEPLPKGQLTLMTWPQRRIRLHVENGMVTGALVCNGDPVDYLYQDALEMMSPWRYSEPQSKKAKEDIYMPKAINPDRALWRGLSAVLPEADVDTTKGRTGSEVKVSKPAGVMEALKTRTGRRSGVVPQNYRLSLRMVGYEYGPQMASYNRLLTDNLAFPALLAADKQTVQFVLLAANRTQDTAAELRKFANNLAIASGGERGAAGFSAEGSFYSDVDPVFRQWINGLTPETDLNSHLALWSDQLRNLALTKAAELIAGVPDSAWSGREVDERQYNVGHAELWFRRGLGKVLPRPEEQNSGERVK
- the cas6e gene encoding type I-E CRISPR-associated protein Cas6/Cse3/CasE → MFLNPQRRGTRKLLASPEAMHAAVLSAFPPNSDLVSNDGRVLWRVDREAHSLALYVVSPEKPSFEHLQQQAGWENQVSWAIREYEPVLESISVGKRFRFRLAANPVKSVRDPQTGKSKRLAHVTAAQQRNWLLERAEVMGVRFLPAEFSHADSHDASNDDLAVSVTGREVVKFRRQGRMVTIARAQFDGAIEVADAERFRRVLTNGIGKAKGYGCGLLTVAPMSSNRN
- the casB gene encoding type I-E CRISPR-associated protein Cse2/CasB, coding for MNKSQPRSSLLYRFVASKAQSLAGGLANETSEARASLAVLRRSLSAPLAEQPQVWSEVFNSFPAELEGPRDEPGVYETAAHLALAFFALHQQSRSESMHKANEGFGTAICRLHQVAGENQKKGIERRFNAVLTAQTTDELVHHLRGLIQMLRSYSIPMDYGQLANDLVALTYSDSARRVRLRWARDMNRVPQSEIDDHDRAVEN
- the cas5e gene encoding type I-E CRISPR-associated protein Cas5/CasD, which encodes MSVLLLRLAGPMQAWGDSSRFNHRGTRREPTKSGVVGLLAAASGRRRTDAIEDLASLGFGVRTDQIGKVERDFQTEIDWRNNKSKPLTYRDYLTDAIFIVAIEGPRSVLEGLADAVQRPAFPLYLGRRAFQPTGRMVLGIEEKTLEDALRKAPWQASTWYRKRQPEVVSLPIVRDMRDGETYDELIPDTPVSFDPRERKHEMRPVVHGWLEIENKEGKRPVFSHDPMSLLGGD
- a CDS encoding CRISPR-associated endonuclease Cas3'': MSNMDSNLADALSEVARLQWAKWDRQREEALSLAQHLNDSQDVAFYLWDEWLPESLRQVLTDEFGSKGQARAWLAFYAGCHDIGKASYAFSVKVPELYDRVCSYGLGAATTLSPKELRGAPHGAVGAYTLWVWLVENHGFDEDAADTYVAPIGGHHGKFPDENLLHSAEDFVEELEDEKWQQIRFEFFDVMATRAGLTATYFEQRREQGLSASTQMLLTGIVVMADWLASNTDLFPLSMSDAPSTNRSDDAINKLNLPDPWDPRPESSADDLFRARFDLPAGATPYPVQLDAVKLVEEVDKPGLLLLEAPTGEGKTEAALAVAEVFAAKFGCGGVQVALPTCATSDAMFSRVLKWLDRAIAEDQLASAMLTHSRAQFNDEFQGLKFPSQSFSAIYDEEYGANSKEPAVEAH